The following are encoded together in the Piscinibacter lacus genome:
- a CDS encoding CHAD domain-containing protein: protein MPDLPPAPAPATEPPPGPARRGPAAAPRAASRAVPEPVEIELRLQIPPAARETVRAFLREDGGSAQSLKAVYLDTPDRLLARHAMALRLRKEGRQWVQTLKCGAAHALVRGEHNVPLPALPGGGQPGVDPQRHAGQAVGESLLALLDEAARAQGPAAVRLVEGFVTDIQRRSRRQRLRHGTVEFSLDEGELRAPDGAGGWRIWPVCELEIELISGSPRAVFEAARRWTARGLWLEPRSKAERGERLRRGGGPGQPGPAFGAQALKLPRGAEASTLAEAALDNVAAQVLRNAGELCGGVAGAESLHQLRVGLRRLRSLDKLRAGWPGVAPIAAGPALAELFRRLGAARDADALGEGLGAELAAAWAQAQGLAEPPAGFLARGLPAEAVPDPVAELRAAPAQQALLLLLAQSALPAERIAPMLADWTRERSRPAAPAAPSRKAPAADMADALRAVDPALAAAEAAPPPLPSGAADPAPDPGARAQAGARLARWQRRLVREAKAFDTLDDEARHALRKALKRQRYSVELCADLYSRKALAAYLKPLRAAQEALGLFNDVCVATAQARAAAEAGQAEGWFALGWLQPRRAQVLAEAGACLQRFRKVPPPWA from the coding sequence TTGCCCGACCTTCCGCCCGCCCCGGCACCGGCGACCGAGCCGCCGCCCGGCCCGGCCCGGCGCGGGCCGGCGGCTGCGCCGCGGGCGGCATCCCGGGCCGTGCCCGAGCCGGTCGAGATCGAGCTGCGCCTGCAAATTCCGCCGGCCGCCCGCGAGACGGTGCGCGCCTTCCTGCGCGAGGACGGCGGCAGCGCCCAGAGCCTGAAGGCCGTCTACCTCGACACGCCCGACCGCCTTCTGGCCCGCCATGCCATGGCCTTGCGCCTGCGCAAGGAAGGCCGGCAATGGGTGCAGACGCTCAAGTGCGGCGCCGCCCACGCCCTGGTGCGCGGCGAGCACAACGTGCCGCTGCCGGCCCTGCCCGGCGGCGGCCAGCCGGGCGTGGACCCCCAGCGCCATGCCGGCCAGGCGGTGGGCGAAAGCCTGCTCGCCCTGCTCGACGAGGCCGCGCGCGCGCAGGGCCCGGCGGCGGTGCGCCTGGTCGAGGGTTTCGTGACCGACATCCAGCGCCGCAGCCGCCGCCAGCGCCTGCGCCACGGCACGGTCGAGTTCAGCCTGGACGAGGGCGAGCTGCGCGCCCCCGACGGCGCCGGCGGCTGGCGCATCTGGCCGGTCTGTGAGCTGGAGATCGAGCTGATCAGCGGCTCGCCCCGCGCCGTGTTCGAGGCCGCCCGCCGCTGGACGGCCCGCGGCCTGTGGCTGGAGCCGCGCAGCAAGGCCGAGCGCGGCGAGCGCCTGCGCCGCGGCGGCGGCCCCGGCCAGCCCGGCCCGGCCTTCGGCGCGCAGGCGCTGAAGCTGCCGCGCGGGGCCGAGGCCTCCACCCTGGCCGAAGCCGCGCTCGACAACGTCGCCGCGCAGGTGCTGCGCAATGCGGGCGAGCTATGCGGCGGCGTGGCCGGCGCCGAATCCCTGCACCAGTTGCGCGTCGGCCTGCGCCGGCTGCGCTCGCTCGACAAGCTGCGCGCCGGCTGGCCCGGGGTCGCGCCGATCGCCGCCGGGCCGGCCCTGGCCGAACTCTTCCGCCGCCTGGGCGCAGCCCGCGATGCCGATGCCCTGGGCGAGGGCCTGGGCGCCGAGCTGGCGGCCGCCTGGGCGCAGGCCCAGGGCCTGGCCGAGCCGCCCGCGGGCTTCCTGGCCCGTGGGCTGCCGGCCGAGGCGGTGCCCGATCCCGTCGCCGAGCTGCGTGCCGCCCCGGCCCAGCAGGCCCTGCTGCTGCTGCTGGCGCAGAGCGCGCTGCCGGCCGAGCGCATCGCGCCCATGCTGGCGGACTGGACCCGCGAGCGTTCACGCCCCGCGGCCCCGGCCGCCCCGTCCCGCAAGGCGCCCGCCGCCGACATGGCGGATGCGCTTCGTGCGGTCGATCCCGCCCTGGCCGCGGCTGAGGCCGCCCCGCCGCCCCTGCCCTCCGGCGCGGCCGACCCCGCGCCCGACCCCGGCGCCCGCGCCCAGGCCGGCGCCCGGCTCGCCCGCTGGCAACGGCGCCTGGTGCGCGAGGCCAAGGCCTTCGACACGCTCGATGACGAGGCCCGCCATGCCCTGCGCAAGGCGCTCAAGCGCCAGCGCTACAGCGTGGAGCTGTGCGCCGACCTCTACAGCCGCAAGGCGCTGGCCGCCTACCTGAAGCCGCTGCGCGCCGCGCAGGAGGCGCTCGGCCTGTTCAACGATGTCTGCGTCGCCACCGCCCAGGCCCGTGCGGCGGCCGAGGCCGGCCAGGCCGAGGGCTGGTTCGCGCTGGGCTGGTTGCAGCCGCGCCGCGCCCAGGTGCTGGCCGAGGCCGGCGCCTGCCTCCAGCGCTTCCGCAAGGTGCCGCCGCCCTGGGCCTGA
- a CDS encoding DUF3460 family protein, translating to MPLFWKPYQSDTTQFISELKKADPALESRQREGRALLWDQPVDRAAQAEWRAARVPQQAYVYHSKT from the coding sequence ATGCCGCTCTTCTGGAAGCCCTACCAGTCCGACACCACCCAGTTCATCAGCGAACTGAAGAAGGCCGATCCGGCCCTGGAAAGCCGCCAGCGCGAAGGCCGCGCCCTGCTCTGGGACCAGCCGGTGGACCGCGCCGCCCAGGCCGAATGGCGCGCCGCCCGCGTGCCGCAGCAGGCCTACGTCTATCACAGCAAGACCTGA
- a CDS encoding segregation and condensation protein A: MHTAGELAGPGSALPPDALPQTVDQVAAVARLYGEPLFALPTDLYIPPDALEVFLEAFQGPLDLLLYLIRRQNFNILDIPMADVTRQYLGYVEAIRKRNLELAAEYLLMAAMLIEIKSRMLLPPRKVEGQAEAEDPRAELVRRLLEYEQMKLAAAELGRLPLLGRDFWRAQAHIDTTVELRQPEVRPEDLREAWTEILKRARLNQHHKISREQLSVREHMSIVLKRLQGQRYVEFEHLFEVERGPAVLVVTFIAMLELARERLIELTQAEAYAPIYVRLAYQPV, from the coding sequence ATGCACACGGCCGGCGAGCTCGCCGGGCCGGGCTCGGCCCTGCCGCCGGACGCCCTGCCGCAGACCGTCGACCAGGTCGCTGCGGTCGCCCGGCTGTATGGCGAGCCGCTGTTCGCGCTGCCGACCGATCTCTACATCCCGCCCGATGCGCTGGAGGTCTTCCTCGAAGCCTTCCAGGGCCCGCTGGACCTGCTGCTCTACCTGATCCGGCGGCAGAACTTCAACATCCTCGACATCCCGATGGCGGATGTCACGCGGCAGTACCTCGGCTATGTCGAGGCGATCCGCAAGCGCAACCTCGAACTCGCCGCCGAATACCTGCTGATGGCGGCGATGCTGATCGAGATCAAGTCGCGCATGCTGCTGCCGCCGCGCAAGGTCGAGGGCCAGGCCGAGGCCGAGGACCCGCGCGCCGAGCTGGTCCGCCGCCTGCTCGAATACGAGCAGATGAAGCTGGCTGCCGCCGAGCTGGGCCGCCTGCCGCTGCTGGGGCGCGACTTCTGGCGCGCGCAGGCGCACATCGACACCACGGTCGAGCTGCGCCAGCCCGAGGTGCGGCCTGAGGACCTGCGCGAGGCCTGGACCGAGATCCTCAAGCGCGCCCGCCTGAACCAGCATCACAAGATCAGCCGCGAGCAGCTCTCGGTGCGCGAGCACATGAGCATCGTGCTCAAGCGCTTGCAGGGCCAGCGCTATGTCGAGTTCGAGCACCTGTTCGAGGTCGAACGCGGCCCGGCCGTGCTGGTCGTGACCTTCATCGCCATGCTCGAACTCGCCCGCGAGCGCCTGATCGAGCTGACCCAGGCCGAGGCCTACGCGCCGATCTACGTCCGCCTGGCCTACCAGCCGGTCTGA
- the panB gene encoding 3-methyl-2-oxobutanoate hydroxymethyltransferase has product MSSHPSPTAAAERPALTLPRLRDMAARGEKIAMLTCYDASFAGLLDAAGVDCLLVGDSLGMVLQGHDSTAPVTLDEVAYHTRCVARGRRSAFLIADLPFGSYHEGPDQAMRSATALTQAGAQMVKLEGGGWTAETVRFLVERGVPVCGHLGLTPQSVHALGGYRIQGRDEAGAATLCRHARELAEAGAAMLVLELMPSATARSVVGACPGLITIGIGAGGGTAGQVLVLHDMLQISRGRLPRFVRNFMDGSDSIEHALRRYVAAVRDGSFPDEARHSY; this is encoded by the coding sequence ATGAGCAGCCACCCCAGCCCCACCGCCGCCGCCGAACGCCCCGCGCTGACCCTGCCGCGGCTGCGCGACATGGCCGCGCGCGGCGAGAAGATCGCGATGCTGACCTGCTACGACGCCAGCTTCGCCGGCCTGCTGGATGCGGCCGGCGTCGACTGCCTGCTGGTCGGCGATTCGCTGGGCATGGTGCTGCAGGGCCACGACAGCACGGCGCCGGTCACGCTCGACGAAGTCGCGTACCACACCCGCTGCGTGGCCCGCGGCCGGCGCAGCGCCTTCCTGATCGCCGACCTGCCCTTCGGCAGCTACCACGAGGGCCCCGACCAGGCCATGCGCAGCGCCACCGCGCTGACGCAGGCCGGCGCGCAGATGGTCAAGCTCGAAGGCGGCGGCTGGACGGCCGAGACCGTGCGCTTCCTGGTCGAGCGCGGCGTGCCCGTCTGCGGCCACCTCGGCCTGACGCCGCAGAGCGTGCATGCCCTGGGCGGCTACCGCATCCAGGGCCGCGACGAGGCGGGGGCGGCCACGCTCTGCCGCCATGCCCGCGAGCTGGCCGAGGCCGGCGCCGCCATGCTGGTGCTGGAGCTGATGCCCTCGGCCACCGCGCGCAGCGTGGTGGGCGCCTGCCCGGGCCTGATCACCATCGGCATCGGCGCGGGGGGCGGCACCGCCGGCCAGGTGCTGGTGCTGCACGACATGCTGCAAATCAGCCGCGGCCGCCTGCCGCGCTTCGTGCGCAATTTCATGGACGGCAGCGACTCGATCGAGCACGCGCTGCGCCGCTACGTGGCCGCCGTGCGCGACGGCAGCTTCCCCGACGAAGCCCGGCACAGCTACTGA
- the panC gene encoding pantoate--beta-alanine ligase, whose amino-acid sequence MPLLSTLPALRAALAGPLRPVFVPTMGNLHEGHLALIRQAREAAADAGRAVVASIFVNRLQFGPNEDFDRYPRTLERDVELLAGAGCDLVFAPDEAALYPEPQLYTVQPPAALADILEGAFRPGFFTGVATVVMKLFQCVQPHAAVFGQKDYQQLRVLQGMVRQFALPIEVLAGPTVRAADGLALSSRNGYLDAAERAEAPQLQAALHALAAAWRAGPRTADRREALEAEATAALRARGWQPDYLSLRRRDDLQPVAGDTPAVALAAARLGRTRLIDNLEV is encoded by the coding sequence CTGCCCCTGCTGAGCACCCTGCCCGCCCTGCGCGCGGCCCTGGCCGGCCCGCTGCGGCCGGTCTTCGTGCCGACCATGGGCAATCTGCACGAAGGCCACCTGGCCCTGATCCGCCAGGCCCGCGAGGCTGCGGCCGACGCGGGCCGGGCCGTGGTGGCCAGCATCTTCGTGAACCGCCTGCAGTTCGGGCCGAACGAGGATTTCGACCGCTACCCGCGCACGCTGGAACGCGATGTCGAGCTGCTGGCCGGTGCCGGCTGTGACCTGGTCTTCGCGCCCGACGAAGCCGCGCTCTACCCCGAGCCCCAGCTCTACACCGTGCAGCCGCCGGCCGCGCTGGCCGACATCCTGGAAGGCGCTTTCCGGCCCGGCTTCTTCACCGGCGTGGCCACGGTGGTGATGAAGCTCTTCCAGTGCGTCCAGCCGCATGCCGCCGTCTTCGGCCAGAAGGACTACCAGCAACTGCGCGTGCTGCAGGGCATGGTGCGGCAGTTCGCGCTGCCGATCGAGGTGCTGGCCGGGCCCACGGTGCGGGCGGCCGACGGCCTGGCGCTCAGCTCGCGCAATGGCTACCTCGATGCCGCCGAGCGTGCCGAGGCGCCGCAACTCCAGGCCGCGCTGCATGCCCTGGCCGCCGCCTGGCGCGCCGGCCCGCGCACGGCCGACCGCCGCGAGGCGCTGGAGGCCGAAGCCACCGCCGCCCTGCGCGCCCGCGGCTGGCAGCCCGACTACCTCAGCCTGCGCCGCCGCGACGACCTGCAGCCCGTCGCGGGCGACACGCCGGCCGTGGCCCTGGCCGCCGCGCGGCTGGGCCGCACCCGGCTGATCGACAACCTGGAAGTCTGA
- a CDS encoding PepSY domain-containing protein produces MFPRLPRLKALALAATLGLAAPAFASGDRCQAGPETGWKPLAELVQKLSAEGWRLRKIEIDDGCYEVKGVDKEGRYHEAYFHPQTLERKGWAH; encoded by the coding sequence ATGTTCCCTCGCCTGCCCCGCTTGAAGGCCCTTGCCCTGGCCGCCACCCTGGGCCTAGCCGCCCCCGCTTTCGCCAGCGGCGACCGCTGCCAAGCCGGCCCCGAAACCGGCTGGAAGCCGCTGGCCGAGCTGGTCCAGAAGCTGAGCGCCGAGGGCTGGCGCCTGCGCAAGATCGAGATCGACGACGGCTGCTACGAGGTCAAGGGTGTCGACAAGGAGGGCCGCTACCACGAGGCCTACTTCCACCCGCAAACCCTGGAGCGCAAGGGCTGGGCCCACTGA
- a CDS encoding response regulator transcription factor, translating to MHLLLLEDDIDLGQAVLDHLEAAGHAVQWMKLIAQAEARLAGEAAIELALFDLQLPDGDATELLRRRRAAGDRRPVIVLTARDQISDRIRGLQAGADDYLVKPFDLDELLARIEAVARRSGSVAPPTLQADALKLDFAAGRAWRGGEEVLLTAMEWALLARLASRPGQLWSRSALEQAVYTQAGRGEADSNSVEVLISRLRRKLGAETIRTQRGLGYRFEAGA from the coding sequence ATGCACCTGCTGCTGCTCGAAGACGACATCGACCTCGGCCAGGCCGTGCTCGACCACCTCGAAGCCGCCGGCCATGCCGTGCAGTGGATGAAGCTGATCGCCCAGGCCGAGGCCCGGCTGGCTGGCGAGGCGGCGATCGAGCTGGCCCTCTTCGACCTGCAACTGCCCGACGGCGATGCGACCGAGCTGCTGCGCCGCCGCCGTGCGGCCGGCGACCGCCGGCCGGTCATCGTGCTCACCGCGCGCGACCAGATCAGCGACCGCATCCGCGGTTTGCAGGCCGGCGCCGACGACTACCTGGTCAAGCCCTTCGACCTCGACGAGCTGCTGGCCCGCATCGAGGCTGTGGCCCGGCGCAGCGGCAGCGTCGCGCCGCCGACACTGCAGGCCGATGCGCTGAAGCTGGACTTCGCCGCCGGCCGGGCCTGGCGCGGCGGCGAGGAGGTGCTGCTGACTGCCATGGAATGGGCCCTGCTCGCTCGCCTGGCGAGCCGGCCCGGCCAGCTCTGGAGCCGCAGCGCGCTGGAACAGGCCGTCTACACCCAGGCCGGGCGCGGCGAGGCCGACAGCAACTCGGTGGAGGTGCTGATCAGCCGCCTGCGCCGCAAGCTCGGCGCCGAGACCATCCGCACCCAGCGCGGCCTGGGTTACCGCTTCGAGGCCGGCGCATGA
- a CDS encoding sensor histidine kinase, with the protein MSRPDAAPPSPGPARPWRLEQRLRRRLLGGLAAAWLLAAALAGGGAAHELHKLRDEALEDQARRLLSLPLAWDRPAPRVEDDQEGEIALQLFDPQGRMLWRSEEAPAAALAALDRRGQRWAGRWRVHVEVERRGGRVAVAAEPLEERAQAILPALVWLLAPLLALLPLLAWGLHRSLRQGFASLAPARAALARRDGHDLSPLASDPALRGPDGASTLPQELAPLVEAVDALLGRLGRLLGAERQFAAASAHELRTPLAAAQAQLKRLQVELADALPAGHASQARAATLARQLQRLGELGAKLLQLARVDAGVGLAREPVALDELALLVLDEFMQAGLLPAGSADEAADAPAAPPGWTLALQPLTVHGDLDALGIALRNLIENSLRHGGPGVARRLSVQRQDGQVALVLEDEGPGVPGEMLARLRRPFERADRQAEGSGLGLAIVEAVARQSGGELLLASPLAPGRPGFRATLRLPAGASAAQTL; encoded by the coding sequence ATGAGCAGGCCCGATGCCGCGCCGCCCTCCCCCGGCCCGGCGCGCCCCTGGCGGCTGGAGCAACGCCTGCGCCGCCGCTTGCTGGGCGGCCTCGCCGCCGCTTGGCTGCTGGCCGCGGCGCTGGCGGGCGGCGGCGCGGCCCATGAGCTGCACAAGCTGCGCGACGAGGCGCTGGAAGACCAGGCGCGCCGCCTGCTCAGCCTACCCCTGGCCTGGGACCGCCCCGCGCCGCGGGTCGAGGACGACCAGGAGGGCGAGATCGCCCTGCAGCTTTTCGACCCGCAGGGGCGGATGCTGTGGCGCTCCGAGGAAGCCCCGGCCGCCGCGCTGGCCGCGCTGGACCGGCGCGGCCAGCGCTGGGCGGGGCGCTGGCGGGTGCATGTGGAGGTGGAGCGCCGGGGCGGCCGGGTGGCGGTGGCGGCGGAGCCCCTGGAGGAAAGGGCGCAGGCCATCCTCCCCGCCCTGGTCTGGCTGCTGGCGCCCCTGCTGGCCCTGCTGCCCCTGCTGGCCTGGGGCCTGCACCGCAGCCTGCGCCAGGGCTTTGCCAGCCTCGCCCCGGCACGCGCCGCGCTGGCCCGGCGTGACGGCCATGACCTCTCGCCGCTCGCCAGCGACCCGGCCCTGCGCGGGCCCGACGGTGCGTCCACCCTGCCGCAGGAGCTGGCGCCCCTGGTCGAGGCGGTGGACGCGCTGCTCGGGCGGCTCGGCCGCCTGCTCGGCGCCGAGCGCCAGTTCGCCGCCGCCAGCGCGCACGAGCTGCGCACCCCGCTGGCCGCCGCCCAGGCCCAGCTCAAGCGCCTGCAAGTTGAGCTGGCAGACGCGCTGCCGGCCGGCCATGCCAGCCAGGCCCGCGCCGCCACGCTGGCGCGGCAGCTTCAGCGCCTGGGCGAGCTGGGCGCCAAGCTGCTGCAGCTTGCGCGGGTGGATGCCGGCGTCGGCCTGGCGCGCGAGCCGGTGGCGCTCGACGAGCTGGCCCTGCTGGTGCTGGACGAATTCATGCAGGCCGGCCTGCTGCCGGCCGGCTCGGCGGACGAAGCCGCGGATGCCCCCGCCGCCCCGCCCGGCTGGACGCTGGCGCTGCAGCCGCTGACGGTGCACGGCGACCTGGATGCCCTGGGCATCGCGCTGCGCAACCTGATCGAGAACAGCCTGCGCCACGGCGGGCCGGGCGTCGCGCGGCGGCTCAGCGTGCAGCGGCAGGACGGCCAGGTCGCGCTGGTCCTGGAGGACGAGGGCCCGGGCGTGCCGGGCGAGATGCTGGCGCGCCTGCGCCGCCCCTTCGAGCGCGCCGACCGGCAGGCCGAAGGCAGCGGCCTGGGCCTGGCCATCGTCGAGGCGGTGGCGCGGCAGTCGGGCGGCGAGCTCCTGCTGGCCTCGCCGCTGGCACCGGGCCGGCCGGGCTTTCGCGCGACGCTGCGGCTGCCGGCGGGAGCCTCCGCCGCTCAGACCTTGTAG
- a CDS encoding NAD-dependent epimerase: MLHLVTGHAGFIGFHTACRLLERGEGVIGLDNLNDYYDPALKQARLVALQAVADRSGGFYRDVRANLADAAAVDAVFAQHRIERVINLAAQAGVRYSLQNPRAYVESNISGFVNLLEACRHHGVGHLSYASTSSVYGASTALPSSEHVAADHPLQFYAATKRANELMAHAYSHLYRLPTTGLRFFTVYGPWGRPDMAPFLFTRAILEGRPIQLFNHGRHSRDFTFVEDIVEGLLRASDQPAAPDPAWNSAAPDPARSNAPWRVYNLGASAPVALVDFIDALEAAIGKPAIRELAPMQPGDVPDTAADTRGLQADVGYAPATPLREGVQRFVDWYRGFYKV, encoded by the coding sequence ATGCTGCACCTCGTCACCGGCCATGCCGGCTTCATCGGCTTCCACACCGCCTGCCGCCTGCTCGAACGCGGCGAGGGCGTGATCGGCTTGGACAACCTGAACGACTACTACGACCCCGCACTCAAGCAGGCCCGCCTGGTCGCGCTGCAGGCCGTGGCGGATCGCAGCGGCGGCTTCTACCGCGATGTGCGCGCCAACCTGGCCGATGCGGCGGCGGTGGATGCCGTCTTCGCCCAGCACCGCATCGAGCGGGTGATCAACCTGGCCGCCCAGGCCGGCGTGCGCTATTCGCTGCAGAACCCGCGCGCCTATGTGGAAAGCAACATCAGCGGCTTCGTGAACCTGCTGGAGGCCTGCCGCCACCACGGGGTGGGCCACCTCAGCTATGCCTCGACCAGCTCGGTCTACGGCGCCAGCACCGCGCTGCCTTCCAGCGAGCATGTCGCCGCCGACCATCCGCTGCAGTTCTACGCCGCCACCAAGCGCGCCAACGAGCTGATGGCCCATGCCTACAGCCACCTCTACCGGCTGCCGACCACCGGCCTGCGCTTCTTCACCGTCTACGGCCCCTGGGGCCGGCCGGACATGGCGCCTTTCCTCTTCACCCGCGCGATCCTGGAAGGCCGGCCGATCCAGCTTTTCAACCACGGCCGCCACAGCCGCGACTTCACCTTCGTCGAGGACATCGTCGAAGGCCTGCTGCGCGCCAGCGACCAGCCCGCCGCGCCCGACCCGGCCTGGAACAGCGCCGCCCCCGATCCGGCCCGCAGCAATGCGCCCTGGCGGGTCTACAACCTGGGCGCGAGCGCGCCGGTCGCCCTGGTCGATTTCATCGATGCCCTGGAGGCCGCCATCGGCAAGCCGGCGATCCGCGAGCTGGCCCCCATGCAGCCCGGCGACGTGCCCGACACCGCGGCCGACACCCGCGGCCTGCAGGCCGACGTCGGCTATGCGCCGGCCACCCCGCTGCGCGAGGGCGTGCAGCGCTTCGTCGACTGGTACCGCGGCTTCTACAAGGTCTGA
- a CDS encoding lysylphosphatidylglycerol synthase transmembrane domain-containing protein, translating to MRLALGLCVLAGLLALVDTAALRRSLAGADPAWLLLGLGSAVLANLLSALRWWALARWLGACVTPGWAVARYAGGIALNALLPGAVVGGDLYRAQALRAHGLGWAAAGLSVLVDRGAGLWMLGVLALAGAALALLGAEPAALLDPLAALLPTGPQAALRALPAAGLAAACAGLVLACTLAPLALTARSPAAGSAGPASPASDGPEAAPPALPSRAQALRALARRPGARGQLALQLLASLGVQLFSVGTLACAGLALGVTLPAWTWALVALPIFLMSTLPISFGGWGSREAAAVLALGAFGVPAPLALGIGLLYGLAALAQALPGAAVLAAERRQRPAGAQPAA from the coding sequence TTGCGCCTGGCCCTGGGGCTGTGCGTGTTGGCGGGCCTGCTGGCCCTGGTCGACACGGCCGCCCTGCGGCGCAGCCTGGCCGGCGCCGATCCGGCTTGGCTGCTGCTGGGCCTGGGCAGCGCGGTGCTGGCCAATCTGCTGTCGGCCTTGCGCTGGTGGGCCTTGGCGCGCTGGCTCGGCGCCTGCGTCACACCGGGCTGGGCGGTGGCCCGCTATGCCGGCGGCATCGCGCTGAATGCGCTGCTGCCGGGTGCCGTGGTGGGTGGCGACCTCTACCGCGCCCAGGCCCTGCGAGCCCACGGCCTGGGCTGGGCCGCGGCCGGGCTCTCGGTGCTGGTCGACCGAGGGGCCGGCCTGTGGATGCTCGGCGTGCTGGCCCTGGCCGGAGCCGCCCTGGCCCTGCTGGGCGCCGAGCCCGCGGCCTTGCTCGACCCCCTGGCGGCGCTGCTGCCGACCGGCCCGCAGGCGGCCCTGCGCGCCCTGCCGGCGGCCGGCTTGGCAGCGGCCTGCGCCGGCCTGGTCCTGGCCTGCACCCTGGCCCCGCTGGCCCTGACCGCCCGGTCTCCGGCCGCCGGCTCCGCCGGTCCGGCTTCGCCCGCATCGGACGGCCCCGAGGCGGCCCCGCCCGCGCTGCCCTCGCGCGCCCAGGCCCTGCGCGCCCTGGCCCGGCGGCCGGGCGCCCGCGGCCAGCTCGCCCTGCAACTGCTGGCTTCGCTGGGGGTGCAGCTCTTCTCGGTCGGCACCCTGGCCTGCGCCGGCCTGGCCCTGGGCGTGACCCTGCCGGCCTGGACCTGGGCCCTGGTCGCGCTGCCGATCTTCCTGATGTCCACCCTGCCGATCAGCTTTGGCGGCTGGGGCAGCCGCGAGGCCGCAGCCGTGCTGGCCCTGGGTGCCTTCGGCGTGCCCGCGCCGCTGGCCCTGGGCATCGGCCTGCTCTACGGCCTGGCGGCCCTGGCCCAGGCCCTGCCCGGCGCGGCGGTGCTGGCCGCCGAGCGCCGCCAGCGGCCGGCCGGGGCGCAGCCCGCGGCTTGA
- a CDS encoding glycosyltransferase family 2 protein — MNAFTHFVFASEPLPLAEVAVPASAEAAAPEVSIVIPVYNEAENLPELIRRVGEALAPTGRRFELILVDDGSRDASAALLREEAARRPWLVPVVLARNYGQSSALQAGFDRVRGRYVVTLDGDLQNDPLDIPAMLDRLDADDSVDMISGWRRNRQDAEISRKLPSRIANALISRATGVHLHDYGCALKAYRREIIDRIRLYGELHRFIPSLAKDAGARIAEVPVRHHARTRGVSKYGIDRTFRVILDLVLIVFFMRYRQRPLYAFGGLGLWLLTPGLGMLGHLGVLKLLGQDIGGRPLLMTGMLLSLIGVQLIVAGLVGEMLTRIYHEAGGRPQAHVRMDGAARRA, encoded by the coding sequence ATGAACGCCTTCACCCATTTCGTCTTCGCTTCCGAGCCGCTGCCCCTGGCCGAGGTGGCTGTGCCTGCGTCGGCGGAGGCCGCCGCGCCCGAGGTGTCGATCGTCATCCCCGTCTACAACGAGGCCGAGAACCTGCCCGAGCTGATCCGCCGCGTCGGCGAGGCCCTGGCCCCGACCGGTCGCCGCTTCGAGCTGATCCTGGTCGACGACGGCTCGCGCGACGCCAGCGCCGCCCTGCTGCGCGAGGAAGCCGCCCGCCGGCCCTGGCTGGTGCCGGTGGTGCTGGCGCGCAACTACGGCCAGAGCAGCGCCCTGCAGGCCGGCTTCGACCGCGTGCGCGGCCGCTATGTGGTCACGCTCGACGGCGACCTGCAGAACGACCCGCTCGACATCCCGGCGATGCTCGACCGCCTGGACGCCGACGACAGCGTCGACATGATCTCCGGCTGGCGCCGTAACCGGCAGGACGCCGAGATCTCGCGCAAGCTGCCCAGCCGCATCGCCAATGCGCTGATCTCGCGCGCCACCGGCGTGCACCTGCACGACTACGGCTGCGCGCTCAAGGCCTACCGGCGCGAAATCATCGACCGCATCCGGCTCTACGGCGAGCTGCACCGCTTCATTCCCTCGCTCGCCAAGGACGCCGGCGCGCGCATCGCCGAGGTGCCGGTGCGCCACCATGCGCGCACCCGCGGCGTCAGCAAGTACGGCATCGACCGCACCTTCCGCGTCATCCTCGACCTGGTGCTGATCGTCTTCTTCATGCGCTACCGCCAGCGGCCGTTGTATGCCTTCGGCGGCCTCGGCCTGTGGCTGCTGACGCCCGGCCTGGGCATGCTCGGCCACCTGGGCGTGCTCAAGCTGCTGGGGCAGGACATCGGCGGCCGGCCGCTGCTGATGACCGGCATGCTGCTCAGCCTGATCGGCGTGCAGCTCATCGTCGCCGGCCTGGTCGGCGAGATGCTGACCCGCATTTACCACGAGGCCGGCGGGCGTCCGCAGGCCCATGTGCGGATGGACGGCGCGGCCCGGCGGGCGTGA